Proteins encoded together in one Hymenobacter monticola window:
- a CDS encoding SDR family oxidoreductase has product MSTSKIALVTGGSRGLGKDMALKLAQQGIDVVLTYRTQQAEAAAVVADIEALGQRAAALPLDAAAPGTFEAFSAQLTETLATTFGTDRFDFLINNAGTSLTAPIADTTEAQFDEMLNIHFKGVYFLTQRALPVLRDGGRVINISSATTRTSFAGASAYASMKGAVEVFTRYLALELGSRGIAANVVAPGAVFGGGAMTDTPEIRAYVAQLTALGRIAEPDDIGGIVAFLCTDAARWLNGQRLEATGGVML; this is encoded by the coding sequence ATGAGTACTTCCAAAATCGCCCTCGTCACCGGCGGCAGCCGCGGCCTGGGCAAAGACATGGCCCTGAAACTGGCCCAGCAAGGCATCGACGTGGTGCTGACCTACCGCACCCAGCAGGCCGAAGCCGCGGCTGTGGTGGCCGACATCGAAGCCCTGGGCCAGCGCGCCGCGGCGCTGCCCCTTGATGCCGCTGCGCCCGGCACCTTCGAAGCCTTCTCCGCCCAGCTAACCGAGACGCTGGCCACCACTTTCGGCACCGACCGGTTCGACTTTCTCATCAACAACGCCGGCACCAGCCTCACCGCCCCCATTGCCGACACCACCGAGGCGCAGTTTGACGAGATGCTGAACATCCATTTCAAGGGCGTGTACTTCCTCACGCAGCGGGCGCTGCCGGTGCTGCGCGACGGCGGCCGCGTCATCAATATTTCCTCGGCCACTACGCGCACCTCCTTCGCCGGCGCCTCGGCGTATGCCAGCATGAAAGGCGCCGTCGAAGTTTTCACGCGGTACCTGGCCCTGGAACTGGGCAGCCGGGGCATTGCGGCCAACGTGGTGGCGCCGGGCGCGGTGTTTGGCGGGGGCGCCATGACGGATACGCCCGAAATCCGCGCCTACGTGGCCCAGCTGACGGCCCTCGGCCGCATCGCCGAACCCGACGACATCGGCGGCATCGTGGCCTTCCTCTGCACCGACGCCGCCCGCTGGCTCAACGGCCAGCGCCTGGAGGCCACGGGTGGAGTGATGCTATAA